Genomic DNA from Frondihabitans sp. PAMC 28766:
AGGTAGCCGCGCTGCGTCGACCGCACCTTCTCGACGCCGAGCCGGTCGGCCGCCTCGTCGAACGACTTCCACAGGCCGTTGAGCAGGAGGAGCGCGTCGCCCGACTTCTTGGTGCGGCTGAACTCCTCGAAGCCCACCACGTCGGCATACGACACCGAGACGTCGACGTGGTCCTCGGCGATCGTCTCCTCGCCCTCCTTGTAGCGCTTGGCCACCTCCGCCGGCATCAACGTGAGCAGCAGCCGGTCGTTCTCGGCCTTCTGCTCGTCGAGCAGATCCTGTTTCAGCTTGAGGCTGCGGCTCATGTCGTTGAACGAGGCGCCGAGGTCGCCGAACTCGTCGCCCGTCTTCGTCTGCACTTCGACGCCGATCTCGCCGGCACTGACGCGGTTGACCGCGGTCTGCAGCTTGCGCACGGGTCTGACGAACACCTGGGCCAGGATCAGAGACAGCAGCGTCACGATCACGATGATGGCCGCCATCGAGAGGAAGAGGTTGCGCGTGAACGCGTCCACCGGCGCGAACGCCTCCGACGCATTGACCTTCGCCACGATCACGTAGTTCAGCCCGTTGAGCGTCAGAGGGGCATAGGCCACGAGCGCCTGATGGCCGAGATAGTCGGTGTCGACGGCGGTGCCGCTCTTGCCCTGGAGGCCTTTCGTCACGGCGGTCGTGTTCACCGGTTGCAGAAGGATGCTGCTCTTGGCAGTCACCTCCGCCTCGGCAGTCGCCACCGGGGTGCCGGCCGCCACGGCATCCTTCTCGAACTGCTTGGGGTCTTGCAGCAGCTCGCGCGAGTCAGAGCGCATCGTCTTGTCGGGCCCGGCGAGGTAGGCCTCTCCGGTGTCGCCGAGGCCGTCCGACTTCCAGGCCTGGTTGCCGGTCATGACCGAGTTGATCGTCTGAGTCGGCACCTGGATCGCCAGGACGCCCTCGACGTTCGACCCCGAGCCCACGGGCGATGCGATCCACGCCGTCGGGTCGTCGAGCGACGGCTGGTACCGCGCGAAGTCGGTGGTGAACGCCGAGTCGACCGAGTTCGAGCGCAGCGACTCGTTGTAGGCCGTCGTCAGGTTCGACTTCGAGTAGGGGCCGTTCAGCACGTTCGTGCCGAGATCGACGCCCGAATAGGCCGAGTAGACGACGTTGCCCTTGGTGTCGAGCAGCAGGACGTCTTCGTAGCCGGCCTGCTTGACCAGCTCACGGAAGTAGTCGTGATACTTCGCGTGCGCCGCCGACCAGGCGCTGCCGTCGCCGGCGTCGTCGACCGCGAGCGCCTTGTCGTAGTCGAGCTTGTAGGGCACCGTGTAGTGCGTCTGCAGGTACGCCTCGGGGTTGGTGGTCGGCTCGAAAAGGCTCGGGTCGGTCGTCTCGCCGCTCTTCTTCTCGAGCGCGGGCGCGAAGTCGTCGGCGTAGAACGACGAGATGTCCGACTTCTCGGTGGCCGTGACCGGGGTGCCCTGAAGGGCGTCGAAGCCTTTCGTGAAGGCCGCGGTCGCCTGGATCGCGCTCTGGTTGCGGCTGTCGAGGATGACGTCCTGCTGGATCTCGGCGACGGTTCGCTGCAGTTCGCTCGACCGCGACTCGCGCAGGTTCGTCACCTGCTGGAAGGCGGCGTCCTCGAGCGAGTTGCGGCCGTTGACGTAGCCGATCGCCCCGACGACGATCGTGGCGAGGACGCTGACGGCGAGCAGCATGATGAGCAGCTTCGACTGGATGTCCAGCGAGCCTCGGCCGATGAAGGCGCCCCATCGGAATCGGCGGCGCGGAACAGGGCTGGCGACGGGCGGATCCTGGCTCATGACTCCCCTGAAGAACGTCTCGGGTGAGCAGAACTCACCGTTCCAAGAGAACAATAAGCACAGGGGTCACAGCGGCACCAGGGCTGAAAGGCGGACTAGCCGGGGTACGTGGGGAGCGGG
This window encodes:
- a CDS encoding adenylate/guanylate cyclase domain-containing protein, translated to MSQDPPVASPVPRRRFRWGAFIGRGSLDIQSKLLIMLLAVSVLATIVVGAIGYVNGRNSLEDAAFQQVTNLRESRSSELQRTVAEIQQDVILDSRNQSAIQATAAFTKGFDALQGTPVTATEKSDISSFYADDFAPALEKKSGETTDPSLFEPTTNPEAYLQTHYTVPYKLDYDKALAVDDAGDGSAWSAAHAKYHDYFRELVKQAGYEDVLLLDTKGNVVYSAYSGVDLGTNVLNGPYSKSNLTTAYNESLRSNSVDSAFTTDFARYQPSLDDPTAWIASPVGSGSNVEGVLAIQVPTQTINSVMTGNQAWKSDGLGDTGEAYLAGPDKTMRSDSRELLQDPKQFEKDAVAAGTPVATAEAEVTAKSSILLQPVNTTAVTKGLQGKSGTAVDTDYLGHQALVAYAPLTLNGLNYVIVAKVNASEAFAPVDAFTRNLFLSMAAIIVIVTLLSLILAQVFVRPVRKLQTAVNRVSAGEIGVEVQTKTGDEFGDLGASFNDMSRSLKLKQDLLDEQKAENDRLLLTLMPAEVAKRYKEGEETIAEDHVDVSVSYADVVGFEEFSRTKKSGDALLLLNGLWKSFDEAADRLGVEKVRSTQRGYLASCGLTVPRVDNARRIVDFTLEQQQIIERFNGVNGTKLSLRAGLDTGTVTSGLIGRTSLVYDMWGDAVSLAYRVQGTGAVPGIYATQRVVDKLGDTVESSDEGTVETQSGPQRVYRIGGESNRG